From Bacillus sp. FSL K6-3431, the proteins below share one genomic window:
- a CDS encoding NADPH-dependent FMN reductase — MAIKVKAIIGSTSSTSFNLKIVEHIRNRYADQLDITPVYINDLETFSIDIESAPPANVKAFKDNVKDSDAVLFAVPEYNYSIPGALKNAIDWLSRGGDFTIKDKPGFIVGSSMGVLGSIRAQIHLREILSNPALAPVLLPGNEVYIGSVHEKVNEAGELTDQNTINFLDQVVNNFIEFYKKK; from the coding sequence ATGGCAATCAAAGTAAAAGCAATTATCGGTAGTACAAGTTCAACTTCATTCAACTTAAAAATCGTTGAACATATAAGAAATCGATACGCAGACCAATTGGATATTACACCTGTCTATATCAATGACCTTGAAACTTTTTCAATTGATATAGAAAGCGCCCCACCAGCAAACGTAAAAGCTTTTAAAGATAATGTCAAAGATTCGGACGCTGTATTATTTGCAGTACCTGAATATAACTACTCCATTCCAGGGGCTTTAAAAAATGCAATCGACTGGTTATCACGTGGCGGAGATTTCACAATAAAAGATAAACCTGGATTCATCGTAGGATCTTCTATGGGTGTATTAGGAAGTATCAGAGCGCAAATCCACTTAAGAGAAATTCTTTCCAACCCAGCGTTAGCACCTGTTCTACTACCAGGTAACGAAGTTTACATTGGTTCTGTTCACGAAAAAGTAAATGAAGCTGGCGAACTAACTGATCAAAATACGATAAACTTCTTGGATCAAGTAGTTAATAACTTCATTGAATTTTATAAAAAAAAATAA
- a CDS encoding winged helix-turn-helix transcriptional regulator, with protein MEIKPELCNVNEALGILVGKWKPIILLHLLTEGTLRFSELKRLMPDITQKMLTKQLRELEDEDIVNRVIYPQIPPKVEYSISEYGRSLQPVLDMMHKWGTAHTVHMQKKSDNKNISEVQ; from the coding sequence ATGGAGATAAAGCCTGAATTATGTAATGTGAACGAAGCTTTAGGCATTTTAGTAGGAAAGTGGAAGCCGATTATTTTACTGCATTTACTTACTGAAGGGACTCTGAGGTTTAGTGAACTTAAAAGATTAATGCCGGATATTACACAAAAAATGTTGACCAAACAATTAAGGGAATTGGAAGATGAAGATATTGTTAACAGAGTTATTTATCCACAGATCCCTCCTAAAGTGGAGTATTCTATATCTGAATATGGGAGAAGTTTGCAGCCAGTATTAGATATGATGCATAAGTGGGGAACTGCTCATACCGTTCACATGCAAAAGAAAAGTGATAACAAGAATATAAGCGAAGTGCAATAA
- a CDS encoding sulfite exporter TauE/SafE family protein, with the protein MSVTIILLVVAAVFVGALMRTMFGFGEAIVSMPLLALLPIPLNTSVSLIGLAGLTVASLTVVNGWRHIERPVLIRLAVSTVIGIPAGLIMLHLTPANVITTGLGIFLIAYGGYSMIKKKLLKAIDRPLLNSKGWVLPFGFASGALGSAYNFNGVPVVVYGTLRQWNPDRFRGTLQAHFLISGVLVVTGHALGGLWTIDSLILFGYSIPAILLATMLGIFFNKRIPAKKFESYLFLIITILGIILLVPNGQH; encoded by the coding sequence GTGTCTGTAACGATTATTTTATTAGTAGTAGCTGCAGTATTTGTTGGCGCATTAATGAGAACAATGTTTGGTTTTGGGGAAGCAATTGTGAGCATGCCCCTGCTTGCACTCCTCCCGATTCCTCTAAATACTTCTGTTTCTTTGATTGGACTGGCTGGTCTTACCGTCGCTTCACTTACTGTAGTCAATGGCTGGCGTCATATTGAACGTCCTGTTTTGATCCGATTAGCAGTTTCTACAGTTATTGGAATCCCTGCAGGACTTATCATGCTTCATCTAACTCCTGCAAACGTTATTACGACTGGACTCGGTATTTTTTTGATTGCTTACGGGGGCTATTCAATGATTAAGAAAAAACTTTTAAAAGCGATTGATCGCCCATTACTAAACTCCAAAGGTTGGGTGTTACCGTTCGGTTTTGCTTCAGGAGCATTGGGCAGTGCTTATAACTTTAATGGGGTACCGGTTGTTGTCTATGGAACTTTACGTCAATGGAATCCAGATCGCTTTCGTGGTACATTGCAAGCTCATTTTCTGATATCCGGCGTTCTGGTTGTAACTGGACATGCTCTCGGTGGGCTATGGACGATTGACTCACTAATCCTATTTGGTTATTCTATTCCAGCTATTCTTTTAGCTACAATGCTAGGTATATTTTTTAATAAGCGAATTCCTGCTAAGAAATTTGAAAGTTATTTATTTCTTATTATCACTATACTTGGCATAATATTGTTAGTACCTAACGGACAACACTAA
- a CDS encoding group-specific protein, giving the protein MEKFYVASSFKNIVAVRCVSKQLINKGYIQTYDWTNNARSSTLENLKEIGQEEKNAVMEADFIIVLLPAGKGSHIELGIALGQGKRIFLYSPNNEVSNFESTSTFYHLPEIEKCFGTIDELVDFVDLKSKSLLSDGNDSLKRI; this is encoded by the coding sequence ATGGAGAAATTTTATGTTGCATCAAGTTTTAAAAACATAGTTGCAGTTCGTTGCGTTAGTAAGCAGTTAATAAATAAAGGCTACATTCAAACATATGATTGGACGAACAATGCAAGATCTTCAACACTTGAAAATTTAAAAGAAATAGGACAAGAAGAAAAAAATGCTGTAATGGAGGCAGACTTTATCATAGTTTTATTACCAGCTGGAAAAGGAAGCCACATTGAATTAGGTATTGCACTTGGACAAGGCAAAAGAATATTTCTATATTCACCGAATAACGAAGTAAGTAATTTTGAATCAACCAGTACGTTTTATCATTTACCTGAAATTGAAAAATGCTTTGGAACCATAGATGAGTTGGTAGATTTTGTTGATTTGAAGTCAAAAAGTTTATTAAGCGACGGAAATGATAGTTTGAAAAGGATTTGA
- a CDS encoding serpin family protein produces the protein MKKMIVPLLLASTIVLAVGCGTKNGPDSSEVSSKVDFGKEDYKKIVASNNELGFKLLGKVGADENDNTFISPTSLLMALSMVYNGADGVTKEEIAKTIQADGIDVNELNKANLSLVTKLQKDSDQIHLNVANSIWLNENFHFQNDFAQHNKDYFNAELQEIDISDSKSPKTINDWVKKSTNEKIDEVVESPLDPNLVAMIINAIYFKGAWTYEFDKSKTENRTFQLADGTKKDVPLMTLTKELDYIENENFQAVTLPYGDGEMSMKVFLPKENSSLDEFKKSLTNENWKKWNSDFHKKEGTIIIPKFKLEYEVLLSESLKSFGMIKAFAKDADFTKMIKEKDPLWISEIKQKTFVDVNEKGTEAAAVTSIEMRTTSISVDEPFHMEVNRPFFLAITDDETDTILFMGSISNPPEGN, from the coding sequence ATGAAAAAAATGATCGTTCCACTACTATTAGCTAGTACCATTGTATTAGCAGTAGGTTGCGGAACTAAAAATGGCCCAGATAGTTCGGAGGTCTCAAGTAAGGTAGACTTTGGTAAAGAAGATTACAAAAAAATTGTTGCCTCTAACAATGAATTAGGATTCAAATTATTAGGAAAAGTGGGTGCAGATGAAAATGATAACACATTCATTTCACCTACAAGTTTGTTGATGGCATTGTCCATGGTTTATAACGGGGCGGATGGTGTGACCAAAGAAGAAATTGCGAAGACAATACAGGCTGATGGAATTGATGTAAATGAGTTAAATAAAGCGAATCTTTCGTTAGTGACCAAGCTTCAAAAAGACTCAGATCAAATTCATCTGAATGTTGCCAACTCCATTTGGTTAAACGAAAATTTTCATTTTCAAAATGATTTTGCTCAACATAATAAAGATTATTTTAATGCAGAGTTACAGGAAATTGATATATCTGATAGTAAGTCTCCAAAAACGATAAATGATTGGGTTAAAAAGTCGACGAACGAGAAGATTGACGAGGTTGTGGAATCCCCCTTAGATCCTAACTTAGTAGCAATGATTATTAACGCGATTTACTTTAAAGGTGCTTGGACGTATGAATTTGACAAAAGTAAAACAGAGAATCGAACATTCCAGCTAGCAGATGGAACAAAAAAAGATGTGCCATTAATGACGCTGACGAAAGAATTAGATTATATAGAAAACGAAAACTTTCAGGCAGTCACACTTCCATACGGTGACGGAGAGATGAGTATGAAAGTATTTCTTCCGAAAGAAAACTCCAGTTTAGACGAATTCAAGAAATCACTTACAAATGAAAATTGGAAAAAGTGGAACTCGGATTTTCATAAAAAAGAAGGTACGATTATCATACCTAAATTTAAATTGGAATACGAAGTTCTATTAAGTGAATCATTAAAAAGTTTCGGTATGATCAAGGCTTTTGCGAAAGATGCAGATTTCACGAAAATGATTAAAGAAAAAGATCCATTATGGATAAGTGAAATTAAACAAAAAACATTCGTTGATGTTAATGAAAAAGGAACGGAAGCAGCAGCAGTAACTTCCATAGAAATGAGAACAACGTCCATATCTGTAGATGAACCATTCCATATGGAAGTTAATAGGCCATTCTTCCTAGCAATCACGGATGACGAAACAGATACGATCTTATTTATGGGTTCCATCTCCAATCCGCCGGAAGGAAATTAA
- a CDS encoding FixH family protein gives MKKNIWMFLLVFVLVMLSACNGNKVEESEMPEIIEVQLEVAESIDVNEKVIMKAVVTQGEEKVADANEVEFEVWENGKKEESSLIEAKNNNDGTYDAETTFEHDGVFTVQVHVTARGLHTMPKKEVTVGTGATHEVDHEVGQEETHQDHGEHADGFNMHFIKPEDVKVEKETEFTVHLQNEDAPLEKASVRYEIWNDDISEKHDWVDTKESNPGEYTTTHTFKEAGTFTVQIHVTNDDGLHEHEEHEIEVKK, from the coding sequence ATGAAAAAAAATATCTGGATGTTTTTGCTAGTGTTCGTTTTAGTTATGTTATCAGCATGTAACGGAAATAAAGTAGAGGAATCTGAAATGCCAGAGATAATAGAAGTACAGCTTGAAGTGGCTGAAAGTATTGACGTAAATGAAAAGGTTATAATGAAAGCAGTTGTTACACAAGGGGAAGAAAAAGTTGCAGATGCAAATGAGGTTGAGTTCGAAGTATGGGAAAACGGAAAAAAAGAAGAATCTAGTTTGATTGAAGCAAAAAATAATAATGACGGCACATATGACGCAGAAACAACATTTGAACATGATGGTGTTTTTACAGTACAAGTGCACGTAACAGCAAGAGGACTTCACACAATGCCGAAAAAAGAGGTAACTGTAGGAACGGGTGCGACGCATGAAGTAGATCATGAAGTAGGACAGGAAGAAACGCATCAGGATCACGGCGAACATGCAGATGGATTCAATATGCATTTTATAAAACCGGAGGACGTAAAAGTTGAAAAAGAAACAGAATTCACTGTCCATTTACAAAATGAAGATGCGCCTCTAGAGAAAGCAAGTGTACGCTATGAAATATGGAATGACGATATTTCCGAAAAACATGACTGGGTAGATACAAAAGAATCAAATCCCGGTGAATATACAACTACGCATACTTTCAAGGAAGCTGGTACTTTCACAGTTCAAATTCATGTCACTAATGATGATGGGTTACACGAACATGAAGAGCATGAAATCGAAGTGAAAAAATAA
- a CDS encoding MFS transporter has product MSSNADELNQGYLNSQEKQKALYKRTLIIVSISQIFGGAGLAAGITVGALLAEQMLGTNAFAGLPAALFTLGSAGAALIVGRISQRYGRRTGLTTGFITGGIGAIGVVIAALINSIFLLFASLLIYGAGTATNLQARYAGTDLANKKQRATAISITMVMTTFGAVAGPNLVDVMGKFALSIGVPALAGPFILSAVAFILAGLVLFIMLRPDPLDIAKRLDVYKQEHEYEDGSEPVDIKNKRGVIVGATVMVLTQIVMVAIMTMTPVHMKHHGYALSDVGLVIGFHIGAMYLPSLFTGILVDKIGRTAMSIVSGFTLLLAGFIAALAPSDSMILLVIALSLLGLGWNFGLISGTAQIVDSTESSTRAKTQGTVDVFVALAGASGGALSGMIVANSSYSTLSFIGGILSLLLIPVVFWSRGDKK; this is encoded by the coding sequence ATGTCTAGTAATGCCGATGAATTAAACCAAGGTTATCTAAATTCTCAAGAAAAACAAAAAGCGTTATATAAGCGCACACTAATCATTGTAAGTATTTCACAGATTTTTGGTGGCGCAGGTCTAGCAGCAGGAATTACTGTAGGTGCGCTTCTGGCTGAGCAAATGCTTGGAACTAATGCGTTTGCAGGACTTCCAGCTGCTTTATTTACTTTAGGGTCTGCAGGAGCAGCTCTAATAGTGGGAAGGATTTCACAACGGTATGGACGTAGAACAGGACTTACAACAGGCTTTATAACTGGTGGTATTGGCGCGATTGGTGTTGTGATTGCAGCATTGATAAATAGTATTTTTCTTTTATTTGCCTCCCTTCTGATATATGGTGCAGGTACAGCGACTAATTTACAAGCCCGTTATGCAGGAACTGATTTAGCCAATAAAAAACAGCGAGCAACTGCTATTAGTATTACAATGGTTATGACTACATTTGGTGCAGTTGCAGGTCCCAACTTAGTAGATGTAATGGGAAAATTTGCCCTATCTATTGGAGTTCCTGCACTTGCAGGTCCCTTTATTTTATCAGCAGTAGCTTTTATCTTAGCAGGTCTTGTACTTTTTATAATGCTTCGTCCAGATCCATTAGATATTGCAAAAAGGTTAGACGTTTATAAACAAGAACATGAGTATGAAGATGGTTCAGAACCCGTTGATATCAAAAATAAAAGAGGCGTTATTGTTGGTGCCACTGTTATGGTACTTACCCAAATTGTGATGGTTGCTATTATGACAATGACACCAGTCCATATGAAACATCATGGTTATGCCTTAAGTGATGTCGGTCTTGTTATCGGTTTTCATATTGGGGCAATGTACCTTCCATCACTCTTCACGGGGATACTTGTTGATAAAATCGGTCGAACAGCCATGAGTATTGTTTCTGGGTTTACACTATTACTTGCTGGTTTTATAGCAGCACTTGCACCAAGTGACTCTATGATTCTCTTAGTTATTGCTCTTTCTTTACTTGGCCTGGGATGGAACTTTGGCTTGATTAGTGGAACAGCACAAATTGTTGATTCAACTGAATCTTCTACACGTGCAAAGACTCAAGGTACAGTGGATGTTTTTGTTGCATTAGCTGGGGCTTCTGGTGGAGCCTTGTCTGGAATGATTGTGGCTAATTCAAGTTATTCAACATTATCATTTATTGGAGGTATTTTATCCTTATTACTGATTCCAGTCGTGTTCTGGTCTCGTGGGGATAAAAAATAA
- a CDS encoding DeoR family transcriptional regulator gives MLPIERQQQILTWLKQEETLRISEISNRLNVSEMTVYRDLKPLIDKKKVLKTSNGITLSVENYASSNTCTYCHKPSNSRLSVQLIKVNQQVENTCCAHCGLLRYQDIKQDVAQIICHDFLKDTTISAKMAAFVMDADLALNCCQPQVIPFDSLHQAEQFQLGFGGNIYNFENAINAINIEMNGKTSCHSKKE, from the coding sequence ATGTTACCAATTGAACGACAACAACAAATTTTAACATGGTTAAAACAAGAGGAGACCCTGCGAATTTCTGAAATTAGCAATAGATTAAACGTGTCTGAAATGACGGTTTATCGGGACTTAAAACCATTAATTGATAAGAAGAAGGTATTAAAAACATCAAACGGGATTACACTTTCAGTAGAAAATTATGCTTCTTCTAACACTTGTACATATTGCCATAAACCTTCAAATTCTCGACTATCAGTTCAGCTTATTAAGGTTAATCAACAAGTGGAGAACACCTGTTGTGCCCATTGTGGTTTATTGCGATATCAAGATATAAAACAGGATGTTGCGCAAATAATTTGCCATGACTTCTTAAAAGACACGACAATAAGTGCAAAGATGGCAGCATTTGTTATGGATGCGGATCTCGCCCTTAATTGCTGTCAACCTCAAGTTATTCCTTTTGATTCTTTACATCAAGCAGAACAATTCCAATTAGGATTTGGAGGAAACATTTACAACTTTGAAAATGCAATTAATGCCATAAATATAGAAATGAATGGAAAAACTTCTTGCCATTCAAAAAAGGAATAA
- a CDS encoding ATPase encodes MQKDYVIGLEGGGTKTRVMVADLKGNVIGYKESGSAHPDKDPFAKKHIRESVLGALKNAKVELNQVQFFIAGLPGYHKKEDLEWAIPLINIDGLTSPRLIVNDSEVGHAGAFLFEPGIMTISGTGSNIMGSTENGRIIFNGSFGHYAPTAARFLSYDAVYRILAGQTLPEDQPLVSKFMDFWDIQLEHEFRERASQQFINDRMERDRQFGLMAPMLTEAALEGVPLAKKVCENAVRSLENGIRLVGGSFHEQRVKVCFVGSVIRSTYIRNQLTTVLQETSNKDYQVIEPILSPVAGAVAMALKKCGIKMGEDLLASLLQHPQSKVE; translated from the coding sequence ATGCAAAAAGATTATGTAATTGGATTAGAAGGTGGAGGTACTAAAACTCGCGTGATGGTTGCTGATTTGAAAGGAAATGTGATCGGCTATAAAGAGTCTGGTAGTGCCCACCCAGATAAAGACCCATTTGCTAAGAAACATATACGAGAGTCCGTTTTAGGAGCTTTAAAAAATGCTAAAGTCGAATTAAATCAGGTACAGTTTTTTATTGCGGGACTTCCTGGCTATCATAAAAAGGAAGATCTTGAATGGGCAATACCATTAATAAATATAGATGGATTAACCTCTCCTAGATTAATAGTTAATGATTCTGAAGTGGGTCATGCAGGTGCCTTCTTGTTTGAACCGGGAATTATGACTATATCTGGAACAGGATCGAATATAATGGGAAGTACGGAAAATGGGCGAATCATATTTAATGGTTCTTTTGGTCACTATGCACCCACAGCAGCACGCTTTCTATCTTATGATGCAGTCTATAGAATATTAGCTGGTCAGACTCTACCAGAAGACCAACCACTAGTAAGTAAGTTTATGGATTTTTGGGATATTCAACTGGAGCATGAATTTCGAGAGCGTGCTTCACAACAGTTTATTAACGATCGAATGGAGCGCGACCGCCAATTTGGATTAATGGCACCAATGTTGACTGAAGCGGCCCTCGAAGGTGTACCATTAGCAAAAAAAGTTTGTGAAAATGCGGTTCGATCATTAGAGAACGGTATTCGATTAGTTGGAGGTTCTTTTCATGAACAACGCGTAAAAGTTTGTTTTGTTGGTAGCGTAATTCGGAGTACATATATTCGTAATCAATTAACAACGGTTCTGCAAGAGACTTCAAATAAAGACTATCAAGTCATTGAACCAATACTATCTCCCGTTGCCGGTGCTGTCGCAATGGCGCTTAAAAAGTGCGGAATAAAAATGGGAGAAGATTTGCTCGCTAGTTTATTGCAACATCCACAGTCCAAAGTTGAGTAA
- a CDS encoding zinc-dependent alcohol dehydrogenase family protein: MNAKCVTFYEFGSPENVLKVENKNIQQPMNGEVLVRMTMRPINPSDLLPIYGAYSHRISLPSIPGYEGVGIVEEVGSSVSHELIGRRVLPLRGEGTWQDFVKTSANLAVPIPRSICDDIAAQLYINPLTAWLICTNVLALKPDDILLVNAGGSSIGRILAQLAKILGFRLIAITRNNLYREELLQLGASYVINTLDSSFRQTIMELTKGRGASAAIDSVGGIDGTELAFCLKPNSILLTIGLLSGHPVNWAKVSQQTKVIVKMFHLRHWNRQVSVETWQDTFNLLITLINDKKLKLMTPDSHYELSQVHEAVCNAEFSKDNKGKTFLSS, translated from the coding sequence TTGAATGCCAAATGTGTTACATTTTACGAGTTTGGAAGTCCTGAAAATGTATTGAAAGTTGAAAATAAAAATATTCAGCAACCTATGAATGGGGAAGTTCTTGTTCGAATGACCATGCGTCCGATAAATCCATCCGACTTATTACCGATTTATGGTGCATATTCTCATCGTATTTCTTTGCCATCCATACCTGGCTATGAAGGGGTTGGTATTGTTGAAGAGGTAGGATCTTCCGTTTCTCATGAATTAATCGGGAGACGCGTTCTACCTTTGCGTGGGGAAGGCACATGGCAAGATTTTGTAAAAACATCTGCAAATTTAGCAGTTCCCATACCGCGTTCCATTTGTGATGATATTGCTGCACAATTATACATAAATCCGCTAACTGCTTGGCTAATTTGTACAAATGTTCTAGCATTAAAACCGGATGATATATTACTTGTAAATGCTGGGGGATCTTCAATTGGCCGTATCTTAGCACAGTTAGCTAAAATTCTTGGATTTAGACTAATTGCTATAACAAGAAATAATTTATACAGGGAAGAACTACTTCAATTAGGTGCTTCATATGTAATAAATACATTAGATTCATCATTTCGACAAACTATTATGGAATTAACGAAAGGGCGTGGAGCAAGTGCTGCCATTGACTCTGTAGGTGGAATAGATGGTACTGAGTTAGCTTTTTGTCTTAAACCTAATAGTATTCTATTAACCATTGGTCTTTTATCAGGGCACCCTGTAAATTGGGCTAAAGTTTCACAACAAACAAAAGTAATAGTTAAAATGTTTCATTTACGACATTGGAATCGACAAGTATCTGTGGAAACTTGGCAAGATACATTTAACCTTCTAATCACATTAATAAACGATAAAAAGTTGAAACTTATGACACCTGATTCTCATTACGAACTATCGCAAGTACACGAAGCTGTTTGTAATGCTGAATTCTCTAAAGACAATAAAGGAAAAACTTTTCTATCCAGCTAA
- a CDS encoding ATP-binding cassette domain-containing protein: protein MRITVNDVTYVKEKMTIIHEISCTFTAGITYVVGKNGAGKSSLLKLLATGVYPNKGMINYSTLIRDDEIGKYRKQLSVDEIRTMIGFMPQHFTGHSEMTVTRYLTYIAYHKGIPHKLVKSTVEKWLIETNLTKCNRRKLGKLSGGQLQKVGLIQALINQPRICILDEPFAGLDTQESLFFKRKIQRLSFHSVVIISTHLLEDIEQSEDLSLLYMENGDLRYCGGTNELNQVMEGLNQITENI from the coding sequence ATGAGGATTACGGTAAACGATGTAACATATGTGAAAGAAAAAATGACAATTATCCATGAGATTAGTTGTACATTTACAGCAGGCATCACGTATGTTGTTGGGAAAAATGGAGCTGGAAAAAGCTCGCTTCTAAAACTGCTTGCCACTGGAGTATATCCCAATAAAGGAATGATCAATTATTCTACGTTGATAAGGGATGATGAGATTGGTAAATATCGTAAACAGTTAAGCGTAGATGAAATAAGAACAATGATTGGGTTCATGCCCCAGCATTTCACAGGTCACTCGGAAATGACCGTCACAAGGTATTTAACATATATAGCGTATCATAAAGGAATACCGCATAAGTTAGTTAAATCTACAGTTGAAAAATGGTTAATTGAAACGAATTTGACTAAATGCAACAGACGGAAACTCGGTAAACTTTCGGGGGGACAATTACAAAAAGTAGGATTGATTCAAGCGCTCATAAACCAACCGAGAATTTGCATTCTTGATGAACCATTTGCAGGATTGGACACGCAAGAAAGCTTATTTTTCAAACGGAAAATTCAAAGACTTTCCTTTCATAGCGTGGTGATCATTAGCACCCATTTACTAGAAGATATTGAGCAATCAGAAGATCTGAGCTTATTGTATATGGAAAATGGGGATTTAAGATATTGCGGAGGAACAAATGAGCTTAATCAAGTAATGGAAGGATTGAACCAAATAACTGAAAATATATGA
- a CDS encoding ArsR/SmtB family transcription factor, whose amino-acid sequence MNERYLKYLLYHEFSRIGKSISSPKRLEILDILSQGPKSVEALSKATTMSVANVSQHLQTLSKSRMVKFQKKGNYVIYELADVAISDFLNSLHTLSEKQFVQVQQIKQDFLNANLGMDGVSLLELKERMEKGEVILLDVRPKEEYEEAHIPGAVSMPIEELREKLSTLPTNCDVVAYCRGSYCLMSVEAVELLKSRGVNAFRLEEGVHDWIKLTEL is encoded by the coding sequence ATAAATGAACGATATTTAAAGTATTTATTGTATCATGAATTTTCCAGAATAGGTAAAAGTATCTCTAGTCCAAAACGATTGGAGATTCTTGATATTTTATCTCAAGGTCCAAAGTCGGTGGAGGCACTATCAAAAGCAACTACTATGTCTGTAGCAAATGTATCTCAACATTTACAAACCCTTTCCAAGTCTAGAATGGTAAAGTTTCAGAAGAAAGGAAACTATGTGATTTACGAACTAGCAGATGTAGCCATTTCAGATTTTTTAAATTCCTTGCATACATTATCAGAAAAACAGTTTGTACAAGTTCAACAAATAAAACAAGATTTCTTAAATGCTAATCTCGGCATGGATGGGGTTTCGCTTTTAGAACTGAAAGAACGGATGGAGAAAGGTGAAGTCATTTTGTTGGATGTGAGACCTAAAGAGGAATATGAAGAAGCTCATATTCCAGGTGCTGTTTCTATGCCTATTGAAGAATTAAGAGAGAAACTTTCTACTTTACCAACCAATTGTGATGTTGTAGCTTATTGCCGAGGCAGTTACTGTTTAATGTCGGTGGAAGCTGTTGAACTTTTAAAGTCCAGAGGTGTTAATGCCTTTCGTTTAGAGGAAGGTGTACATGATTGGATAAAATTAACAGAACTATAA
- a CDS encoding alpha/beta hydrolase, translated as MMKIVPPKPFFYKGGEKAVLLLHSFTSNTIDMKKLGKYLQKDNYSCYAPLYSGHGLTAEEILTYRPSDWWQDVLNGYQLLKNEGFEKITVIGLSLGGVFALKVAQELEINGVVTMSVPIHREATFLKKRVFHYAKRYKRLEGKNEEQINLEMKLLQNMSIYSLVEFQQFIDITMDKLALLTSPIRILYGELDEPLYKESAEIIFQSVATNQKTIKGYPNAKHLMTLGTDINDVNKDILTFLNDLTW; from the coding sequence ATGATGAAAATAGTACCACCTAAGCCTTTTTTCTATAAAGGTGGAGAGAAAGCCGTATTATTATTACATTCTTTTACAAGCAATACGATCGATATGAAAAAGTTAGGGAAATATTTGCAAAAGGACAATTATTCTTGCTATGCACCATTATACAGTGGACATGGTTTAACAGCAGAAGAAATTCTCACATATAGACCGTCAGATTGGTGGCAAGATGTACTAAACGGTTACCAGTTGTTGAAAAATGAAGGTTTTGAAAAAATAACTGTGATTGGTCTTTCTCTTGGTGGTGTGTTTGCATTAAAAGTTGCTCAAGAGTTGGAGATAAATGGAGTTGTGACAATGTCAGTGCCAATACATAGGGAAGCTACTTTTCTAAAAAAGCGTGTCTTTCATTATGCAAAAAGATACAAACGACTTGAAGGGAAAAATGAAGAACAAATAAATTTAGAAATGAAACTTCTTCAAAATATGTCTATCTATTCATTAGTTGAGTTCCAACAGTTTATTGATATAACGATGGATAAATTAGCTCTTTTAACGTCACCAATTCGTATATTATATGGTGAATTAGATGAACCGCTGTATAAAGAAAGTGCAGAGATAATTTTTCAAAGCGTTGCGACGAATCAAAAAACAATAAAGGGATACCCGAACGCTAAACACTTGATGACATTAGGAACGGACATTAACGACGTGAACAAAGATATTCTTACATTCTTAAATGATTTAACTTGGTAG